From Aedes albopictus strain Foshan chromosome 1, AalbF5, whole genome shotgun sequence, one genomic window encodes:
- the LOC109421811 gene encoding general odorant-binding protein 99a, translating to MKLFIAVFAVIAVAAADFTVSTTEDLQRFRNECVSSLSVPADYVEKFKKWEFPEDDTTMCYIKCVFNKMQLFDDTEGPLVDNLVLQLAHGRDGEEVRTEVMKCVDKNTDNNACHWAFRGFKCFQKNNLSLIKASIKKD from the exons ATGAAACTATTCATTGCCGTATTCGCTGTGATCGCAGTG GCCGCTGCCGACTTTACCGTGTCCACCACGGAGGATCTGCAACGCTTCCGCAACGAGTGTGTCTCGTCGCTAAGCGTACCCGCCGACTACGTGGAGAAGTTCAAGAAGTGGGAGTTCCCCGAGGACGACACCACCATGTGCTACATCAAGTGCGTGTTCAACAAGATGCAGCTGTTCGACGACACCGAGGGACCCCTGGTTGACAACCTGGTGCTGCAGCTGGCCCATGGCCGCGACGGCGAGGAGGTCCGCACCGAAGTGATGAAGTGCGTGGACAAGAACACCGACAACAACGCCTGCCACTGGGCGTTCCGCGGATTCAAGTGCTTCCAGAAGAACAACCTGTCGCTGATCAAGGCTAGCATCAAGAAGGATTGA